The following nucleotide sequence is from Kineobactrum salinum.
CGCTGTGCCACTTACAATGGCCTTCTCCATTGATTACACTCTTGGCTCCCACTCACCAGTTGGCAAACGGGGCAGCCTGCCATGAAACGTGTCGTGTTCAACCAGAAAGGCGGAGTCGGCAAGACCAGTATCACCTGTAATCTCGCCGCCATCAGCGCGGCCCGCGGCTACCGGACCCTGGTGGTCGACCTGGATGTGCAGGGCAATACCACCCATTACCTGGTGGGCGAAATAGACGCCGAGGCATTTCCGGCGGAAGCCCAGGGAGTGGCAGCCCTGTTCAAGCAGACAGTGGGCTCGCGCAAGATGCGCCAGAATCCGGATTCATTCGTCTGGGAAACGCCCTGGGAAAACCTGTTTCTGCTGCCCTCCAGTCCGGTACTCAACCAGTTGGAAAAGGAGCTGGAGTCGCGCTACAAAATCTACAAGCTGCGCGACGCACTGAACAAGCTCGATAGCGAATACGACCGCATCTATATCGACACGCCGCCGAATTTCAACTTCTACTCCAAGTCGGCGTTGATCGCCGCCGATACCGTGCTGGTACCCTTCGATTGCGACAGTTTTGCCCGCCAGAGCCTGTACTCGCTGATGGACAATATTGCCGAACTGCAGGAGGACCACAATCCCGAGCTGGAGGTGGAGGGTATTGTCATCAACCAGTTCAACAGCCAGGCGCGGCTGCCCGGGGAGCTGGTGACGGAACTGGAAGAAGAGGGCTACCTGATCTGCGGCACCTACCTGTCAACCTCGGTGAAAATGAAGGAGTCGCATCGCGACCACCGGCCGCTGATTGATCTGGCTCCGGGACACAAGCTGACCGGACAGTTCGTGGACCTGTACGAGGAGCTGGAGGCGGGACGCGGCTGAGCGTGGCGGGCCGGCGGCGGCTGCATAACCTTATAAACCTTAGTTATTTGTCAGTGTGGTTTTGATTCATTAAAGTGCGGGGCTTCTGCCACTGACAATATGACTTGCTGACCGTGGATTTCGATTTTGACAGCGCCAACGCCTCTCTGCGCCACGCCAGTGCCGCTGAGATCGTGCAGTGGGCGCTGGGACTGGACAGGCGCACGATTGCCACCACCAGCATGGGCCGCAATGCGGCAGTCATGTTGCACCTGGTCAGTGAGGCCGACCGCTCAGTGCCCACCGTGTGGGTGGACACGGGCTACAACCTGCGCGATACCTATGTGGTGGCGGAACGTCTAATTCGCGACCTGGACCTGAATATCCACGTCTATTCACCGCAGATGACCTCGGAGCGGCGCAACGCGATCATGGGGGCATCCCCACGGTCGATGAAGAGGAGCGCCATCGGGAATTCACCCACCAGGTCAAGCTTGAGCCCTTTGGCCGCGCGCTGGCGGAGTTTCGTCCGGAAGTATGGTTGACTGGCATCCGGCGCGAGGAAACCGAGCACCGCAAATCGCTGGACATCGTCTCCCGGGACGATCGCGGCATCATCAAGGTCGCGCCGTTGTTTTACTGGTCAGAGCAGGATGTGGAGCGCTACATGGAGCAGCACCAGCTGCCCAGCTGCCGCCATTATTTCGACCCCACCAAAGTACTCGACGGCCGTGAATGCGGCCTCCATACCGCCGCCTGAGAGCTGCGCCGATCCACGGGCCTCGGGCCCGCGCAATGTCCGGGTTCTACCCGCAATCATCTGAGGGTGGCAGGCAGGTAGCCCGGTCCGGGTCTATACTGTGCCTGACGGCTGTCCCCAGGGCGGGTCGGCCGGGAGGTGCGTATGACCATGGCCCCACAATACAGGCTGTTGGCTGCCCTGCTGTGTGTCGTAATCGCCACAGCCTGTGCCGGCGGACCGCGGCCGGGGGCGGCGGTGGCGCAACTGGCGCCGCTGCAATTGGCGGACAGGACACTGGCGGTCGCCGAGGTTGCCGACAATACCCCGACCCCCGGACTGCTGCAGCTCGATGACGCAATGCGCGGCTTCGTGGCGCGCTATGTCCCGTCCCGTTTCGCCCCCAGGCAGCGGCTCACCAGCCTGCACGAGGCGGTGAAAGGCCCGGGTGCGCTGGCCGTACAATATGACCCCTTCGCCGATGGCACTGCCAGCGAAGTATTCCACTCCGCCGCAGCCAACTGCCTGTCCTATGCCCACCTGTTCGTGGCGCTGGCCCGTGAGGCCGGGCTGGATGCCCGCTACCACTGGCTGGAAGAGCGTCCCCAGTGGACCCGGCTCGGGGAGCGGGTGGCAGTGCGCCTGCATGTCAATGTAATTGTACGGACAGCCTCCGGTGAGCAGTACATGGTCGACATTGAGCCGCTGCAATCCCGCGACGTGGCGGGAGCCAGGGTACTGGATGACAGCGATGCGGCGGCGCTGCACCACAACAACCTGGCGATGGAAGCGCTGGCAGGGGGTACGCTGGAGCTCGCCTGGCGGCAGGCGGTGCGGGCCCTGCAGTTGAGTCCGGGCCTGTCCCTATTGTGGGTCAACCTCGGTGCGGTCTACCGGCACGCGGGCCAGTTGGCGGATGCCGAACAGGCCTGGCTGCAGGCGTTGCAGCTGGATGACCGGGACCGCTCGGCAATGAACAATCTGGTATTGCTCTACGACCGCCTGGGCCGCGAGCAGGAACGGCTCTTCTGGCTTGACCGGGTCGAGCACTATCGCCAGGCCAATCCCTACTGGCACGCCTGGCAGGGTGACCAGGCCGGTGAGGCAGACGACTGGGAGGGCGCACTGCCGCACTACCAGCGGGCGCTGGAGCTGGCGCCGGACGACAATCATCTGTTGTATGCGGCGGGAATAATCCACTTCCGGCTGGGGCAGTACGAGGCTGCCGGCGGCATGTTGCAGCGGGCCATCGACGCGGCGACCCGGCCCAGTGATATCCGCTATTATCGCGCTCAGCTACAGGCCGTGCAGCGCCAGCAGCTGGCGGGGCATCAATCGACGGACGGTCTGGGGTCCACGCGGATGTAGGCGCGCCGGGCCATTTTCCCGCTCAGCTGCGACAGCCAGTCGGTCAGCCGCATGCGCCAGCCGTACTTGCGTCGCAGTGCCGCCAGCGCAACACTGGCGCCGGCCCGGTCCTCGAGCAGGCGGGCCTCGGCCTCGATCCAGCCTCCGGTGAGGCGACCAGTGACGGTGCAGGGTGCTATCCGGACGTCGCTGAAGTTGCGCAAGCGCTTCACCTTGCCGGCATCCCCGGCGGAAAACAGGTAGTAACTGCCCTCGTGCACCGCGAACCAGACTGGCGTGGGCACGAAGTTGCCGTCGCGCTTGCGGGTGGCGAGACTGAGATAGGCGCCCCGCTCCAGGGTGGCAAGTAAATTGCGGTGCATGCGTTATCCGGTGGTATTGTGGGTGAGGCGGCCCCGCGCCGGGAGCGGCCGGGACAACCGCTTCCAAGATAACAGAAACAGGTGGCAGGCAGGAGGAAGGTGATGCGCAATTCAGGGTCCGGGTCTACCGCGGGTAGTGGCTGGGCGGGGCTCTGCCGGTTTTTTTTGCGGCCGGGCGGGAGGACCTCTCACTGCCGTCCGGCCGGGCTGGGGCCAGGCTGCTGGCGCTGCTGCTGCTCTGGCCGGCGCTGGTGGCAGCCGACAGCCGGGAGGAGATCATGGCGGGCGCCGGAACCGTGCTGGGCGAGTTGCGCTCCCTGGCGCCTGCGGTGGATGCGTTGCTCAAGCGCGCCCGGGGGGTGCTGGTATTTCCCGATGTCATCAAGATGGGTTTCGGGACCGGGGGAGAATACGGCGAGGGCGCGCTGTTGATCCAGGGTGAGCCCGTCGCCTGGTATGCCACGGCGGGGGGCCGGCACGGATTGCCCGAGGGAGCCAGCCGCAAGGCAGAAGTCATCCTGTTCATGACCGACGAGGCGCTGATTGCGTTTCGCAATACCGTCAGCTGGCAGGTCGGGGTGCATGGCGAGGTTGACCTGGTGCAGGCAGACAACACCAGTGGTGGTATCCGTCTGGCACGGAAAGAGCACCCCGTGCTGGGCTTTACCCTCTCGGACGTCGGTCTGCTCGAGCATCTGGACCTGGACGGCAATACCATCAACCGGATTGCGCGCTGACCCGGCTGGCGGGCTCCGGCCCGATTCGGTATCCTGCGGCCCGTCGTCCCCCTGAGGCTTCAGCCCATGTCTGTACCCATATCTCCCTCCATTTCCGTCGCTGCTGTCCTGCGCGGCGCGGTAGCTCTCGGCGAGTCCGCCACTGTCAGCGGCTGGCTGCGCAGCAAGCGTGACTCCCGCGCGGGGATCTCCTTCCTCGCCATTCACGATGGCTCCTCCTTCGACCCCATCCAGGCCGTGGTGCCGGCCTCGCTGTCCAATTACGACAGCGAGGTGCTGAAGCTGTCCACCGGCTGCGCGGTCACTGTCAGCGGGCTGGTAGTTGCCTCCGAGGGCAAGGGGCAGGCGCTGGAAATCCAGGCTGCCGCGGTACAGGTGGTGGGCTGGGTCGAGGATGCGGAGAGTTATCCGGTGGCGAAGAAGCGGCACAGCTTCGAGTACCTGCGCAGTCAGGCCCACCTGCGTCCCCGTACCAACACTTTCGGCGCGATCACCCGGGTGCGCAACACGCTGGCCAATGCGATCCATAACTTCTTCTACGAGCGCGGATTTTACTGGGTCAATACCCCGATAATCACCGGCAGCGACTGCGAGGGCGCCGGCGAGCTGTTTCGCGTCAGCACCCTGGATCTGGCCAACCTGCCGCGCGCTGCGGATGGCTCGGTGGATGTCGGCCAGGACTTCTTTCACGGGGACGCCTTTCTCACCGTTTCGGGCCAGCTGGAGCTGGAGTCCTACTGCCTGGCAATGAGCAAGGTCTACACCTTCGGCCCACCTTCCGCGCCGAGAATTCCAATACCAGCCGCCACCTGGCGGAGTTCTGGATGGTCGAGCCCGAAATTGCCTTCGCTGACCTCGGTGCCAATGCGGATCTGGCGGAGAGTCTGTTGCAGCATCTGTTCAGCCGGGTGCTGGAGGAGCGCGAAGATGACATGGCATTCTTCCAGCAGCGGATCGACAACACGGTGATGGAACGGCTGCGCACGGTCATCGACAGTCCCTTCGAGCGGCTGGAATACAGTGAGGCCATTGATATCCTGCGCAATTGCGGCCAGTCCTTTGAATTCCCGGTGGCCTGGGGCGTCGACCTGGCGTCGGAGCATGAGCGCTATTTGGCCGAGACCCATGTCGGACGGCCGGTGGTCGTGATGAACTATCCCAAAGAAATCAAGGCCTTCTACATGCGCCTCAATGACGACGGCCGCACTGTGGCGGCCATGGATGTGCTGGCTCCGGGCATCGGCGAGATTATCGGCGGCAGCCAGCGCGAGGAACGGCTGGAGGTGCTGGATGCGCGCATGGATGCGCAGTTGCGCGAAGAGCTGTGGTGGTACCGGGACCTGCGCCGCTACGGTACCGTGCCCCACGCAGGCTTTGGCCTGGGCTTCGAGCGCCTGCTGAACTATGTCACCGGGATGGACAACGTCCGCGACGCGATTCCGTTTCCCCGCACGCCGGGTAATGCCAGCTTCTAACCCTCCGCGGCGGAGTCCTCAGGCAGTCTGGCCGGCTTGAGGCCGGTGTCGCCACGCAGGGTGAACAGGGACTGGTAGCGGTTGTCGCCGTCGCTGCCGGCATAGTCGACCGCGACCTGCTGCTCCAGCTGGAAACGGCGGGTGGTACTGGTGAGGCTGGCCGTCCACTTGTCATAGCTGAACTTTTCCGGGTGCTTGCGCAGGTCCACAAAGCCCTCCAGCCCACAGTCCTCCAGCCGTACGGAAAACCCGGAGCTGTTGACGTGAACGATCCTGCCTTGGAAACCATCGCTGGCGGTCCGGGCCCGCTGTGCCAGATACCTGTCTGCCAGCCAGCGTTCCGCCTCCAGCGTGGCGGCGCGGGCCGTGGCCAGGCGCTCCCGCAGCGCGGCCAGTTGCGTCTCGGTCACCAGCTGTGCCGCGTCGCCGTGCAGCGCTGCCTTGATCTGCTGGTGGGCCAGGAAATCCACGTATTTGCGCAGTGGCGAGGTGCAGTTGGTGTAGCACTCCAGCGCCATGCCCATGTGCAGGCCGGCCCGGGTGGTCAGCTCGGCCCGGGTCAGCAGGCGGTTGACCATGGCGCGCAGGGGCAGCGGGTTATCGCTGCCAGCCAGTTGACGCATGATGTCGCGGTAGCCTTCGCGGGTGGTCGGATCCAGTTCCGCTGCGGCCGGTGCATGCAGGGACAGGAACTTGCGGACTTCGTCCAGCCTGTCCTTGCGGAAGCCGGGATGGGTCACGAAGGGCCCACTGCTGCCGCGCTCCGCCAGGAAGCGCGCCGCGCAGCGGTTGGCGGCGATCATGCATTCCTCGACCAGCTTTTGCGACAGCAGTTTGTCGTGGGGCTCGATACTCTCGATCTGTTTGCGGTCGTTGAGAATCCAGCGGAACTCGCGACGGTCTTCCATCACCAGTTCATCCTGTTCCCGCTGGCCACGCAGGGCGCGGTACACCTGGTAGAGCGCCTCCAACGGGGTGGCATGGCTCATCAGTTCGTCGCCGTGGCCATTCAGGTAGCGGTCTACCGCGTAGTAGGATAGTTTGGCCCGCGAGCGCACCGTGGCTTCAATGAAATCGAAATCGCCGACCTTGCCGCTGTCACTCACCGCAATCCTGCATACCAGGGCGGGGCGGTCGTTGCCCTCGGACAGCGCGCAGGTTTCCTGGGCCAGCACCTCCGGCATCATCGGCAGCACGTAGCCGTGGAAGTAGATGGAGGTGGCGCGGTTGGCGATGTCCTCGAGCAGACGCGATCCCGGCGCAACATAGGCGGTGGGGTCGGCGATGGCGACATACAGGGTCCAGCCGTCGCTGCTGATGTCCGCGTACAACGCGTCGTCGATGTCCTGGGTCTTGGCGGCGTCGATGGAAATGAATTCCAGGTCGGTCAGGTCGCGCCGGCGCTCGGTTTCCAGCGGCCGGCAGCTGGCCAGTTGCTGTTCCAGCTCCTGCTTCGCCGCGGGGCTCCAGTCCACTCCCAGACGATACTTGCCCATGCAGTAGCTGTTTTCGATGCCGGGGTATCATCGTTACCCAGTACCTGCAGGATCTTGGCCTGCGGCTTGCCGTCCCGGATCGGGTGCCGGAGAATTGCACAGCGCACGTAATCACCCTCCTTGACGCCATTGCGGGCGTGCGGTGGGATGAACAGCCAGCGCTTGAGTTGCGGCAGGTCAGGCTGCACGAACAGGGCCTTGGCCTTGCGTACGCAGCGGCCGCTAAAGTCGCTGAGCGGACTGTCGAGCAACTTTTCGACGTCGGCAATCGTCTTCTTGCTGTCGCCCGCGGGGCGAATGCATACCCGTACCCGGTCGTCGGGAAACACCTTGAGCATTTCATCAGGCGGAATGAATATCTCACGGCCGTCGTCGAGCACGGCAAAGCCATAGCGTGCCTGGGTGCCCTTGATGACTGCTTCGGCCCGCTCTTTCTCGGCTTCCATCTGGGATTTGAGGCCCTTGAGCTGGGCGAGGGAGTCATGATTGAGCATCGCGGCGGTAGGCGTCTTCAGTGGCAGTGAGTGAAGCGAGCTATCCTAGCCTAAAAAGGGGGTGGTGTCAGTGTGTAGCGCGCCCTGTGTCGCCGGCACGAATGTTGATTGACATTGTCGTTGTCACGGTTTGTAATCAGGGGACGCTGCGGTACCACCAACACCGGGAAGCGCCTTTGAATCACTGCCACACCGCCTTGACCTCCACCCCTGTCCGGCCCCGGTCGCCGGCTTCCGGTTCTGAACTGCCCCTGCCCCATACCCTGAAACTCCTGTGAGGACTGCTTTATGGACTCAGGCTCGCCCCTGCGCATAGAAAAAACCACCCTCAAACCCGTCATCAAGAAGACTTATGTCCTCGACACCAACGTCCTGTTGCACGACCCTACCGCCGTTACCGCCTTCAACGAGCACCATCTCGTCATCCCGATGACCGTGCTGGAGGAGCTCGACCACATCAAGGACCGGCACGAGAAGACCGTCAGCCGGGAGGCACGCATCGCCATAGGAATCATCGACAAGGTGGTGGACACAGCCTCGCCGCAGCAGATCCAGGAAGGTGTGCCGATTCCCGGCAGCACCCGCGAGGGCCCGGCGGGAACGCTGGCCATCTACCCCGACCAATTGCTCAGTGATGCCAGTGAAATACCCTATCTGGATGTCACCCAGGACCAGGCCAACGACAACCGCATCATCAACGTGGCACTGCGCCTGCAGGCGGAGCACCCCGGCGAGTTTATCTGCCTGGTGACCAAGGACATCAACATGCGCATCAAGGCCAAGGGGTCGGGCCTGGTGCATGTCGAGGATTACCGCCGCGACCGGGTACTGGACGACATCGATCTGCTGGCGCGGGGTTACGAACACCTGGAGGGTGATTTCTGGTCGAGAATTGCCGAGGTGGACACCCTGCGCGAGGGCGACTGCACCCTGCACCGGATTCCGCGGCGCTCCCTGCCCCAGGCCTACCCCAACATGTTCCTGTACGACGACCAGGAGTTCCTGGCCTTCGTCAAGCGCATCGATTCCGACTACGTCTACCTGCGTTGCGACAGCCGCGACAAGCTGATGCACCGGCGCTTCTGGGGCATGGTACCGCGCAACCTGGAGCAGGCGATGGCCATGGCACTGCTGGAGGATGACAACGTCGACATGACCGTGATGACCGGCCCCGCGGGCTCCGGCAAGACCCTGTTGGCGCTGGCCTACGGTCTGCACGCGATTCTGGAGCAGAAACGCTTCAGCAAGCTGATCGTCGCCCGCTCCACACCGCCCATCGCCGAGGATATCGGCTTTCTGCCCGGCACCGAGGAAGAGAAAATGGCACCCTGGCTGGCAGCCTTCGACGACAATCTGGAGATCCTGCACGGCTCGGATGAGTCCTGTCACGGCAGTATCGCCTACGTCAAGGAGCGCGCCAATATCCAGTTCAAATCGCTCAACTTCATGCGCGGCCGCTCCTTCAACAATGCCTATATCGTGATCGACGAAGCCCAGGGCCTGACCCAGTTCCAGCTCAAGTCGATAATCAGCCGGGTGGGGCGGATTCGAAGATCGTGGTGCTGGGCAACCTGGCCCAGATCGACAACAAGTACATTTCGCCGCTGACCTCGGGGCTGACCTACCTGGTGGAGAAGACCAAGAGCTACCCCACGCGGGCATCATGCACGTCAACGGCATCGTGCGTTCGCGCCTGGCGGCATTTGCGGAGGAAAATCTGTAGCAATCCCGGCGTTGGAAGGTCATTTGCCTGTGCGATTGGCACTTACTTTAGCGGGTGAGTGTATTGCCGTTCCATAAGCTCACTGCAAGGGTAGAGACATCGGCCGGGGTGCGGCGTTCAAGACCGTTTGCAGCATGGATGCCCAAAGCACTCGCTGCGCTCGCGGGGCAGGCTCTGCTGCAACCGAGCCCCCAGGGATGGGTTTACGGCGTGTCTTGAACGCCGCACCCCGGTTGATGGCTCGGCGGCCGAAGTGCCGGCCTCCCGTCCGACGATCCGCCACCCGTGGCCAAATAGTCTGCGACAATATATGTGACAATAAAGGACATCAACGACAATATCGGACAGCCCTGAATCCAGGAGTGGCGTCCTTATCTTATAGCGATTGGGTGCCAATAATCCGGGCACCACTTCCGGAGAGTCCTTTCGAGACACGCCGTGAACCCTTCCATGGGGGCTCGTATGCGACATCCATGTCGCATACGGTCTCGAAAGGACTCTCCGGAAGTAGCGCCCTCACACCGAGCCAGGCCTTAAGTAAGTCCCATTCGATTGTCTATGCTAGAATCTCGCTGCGGCAGTGCCTGTTACGGGTTGCCCGCTTCCCCCACTGTATCCTTCCCTGACTACGGAACCCCACTGTCACTATGAACTCCCTTTTCGTCGCCCTGCAACATCTGGTGCCGCAACATGCCCTCAGCCGCTGCGCCGGCTGGCTGGCGGGCCTGCGCCGTCCCCTCTGGCTGAAAAACCAGGTGATACGATGGTTTATCCGCGCCTTTGACGTGGACATGAGCGAGGCGGTGGACTCGCGGCCCGAAGACTATCCCGACTTCAATACCTTTTTTACCCGGCCGCTGCGCCCCGGACTGCGGCCGCTGGCGGAAGCGGACATCGTCTGTCCCGTGGACGGTTGCATGAGCCAGCTCGGCCGTATCGAGGAGCATTCCCTGCTGCAGGCCAAGGGACGGCGCTTCTCGACCTGGGCCCTGCTGGGTGGGGATGAGCAGCGGGTGGCCCAGTTCAGGAACGGCCGCTTTGCGACCATATACCTGGCGCCGGGGACTATCACCGGATCCACATGCCGATCGACGGGGAACTGGTGGCTACCACCTACATCCCCGGCAAGCTGTTTTCGGTCAATGCGCTCACCGCAGGCGCGGTGGATCGCCTGTTTGCACGCAATGAACGGCTGGTCTGCTATTTCGATACGCCGGCAGGGCCGATGGCTATGGTGCTGGTGGGGGCGATGGTCGTAGCCGGCATTGAGACCGTCTGGGCCGGCCAGGTGGCGCCACCGCCGCGGGGAGTGGTGCAGCGGGACTACAAGACGCTACCGGCGCCGGTGACGCTGGCCAGGGGCGAGGAAATGGGCCATTTCAGGCTGGGCTCCACGGTCATCCTGTTGTTCCCCGATGACGCCATGGAATGGGATGCCGCCTGGGCGCCACGCAGCCGCACCCGGTTGGGAGAGGCATTGGGGCATATCCAGCGCGCTGCCGCGGATTGACCCGCCGGCGGCCGTGCCGGGGGTGCGGCGGATCACCGCAGTGATCCAGCGCAAAAACGTCCCGCGAGCCCTCAGGCGCCGTAATCACCCAGGCTGCTGATGATATGCCGGTAGCTCTGCAGGCGGCTGCTGCTGATGCTGCCGTTGGCGGCGCCGGTCAGGATTGCGCAGCCGGGTTCCCGCTCGTGGCGGCAGTCGCGGAAGCGACAGTGTCCCAGCAACTCGCGGAATTCCGGGAAGCCCGAGTCGACCTGTTGCCGGGTCATGTGCCACAGGCCAAACTCGCGGATGCCCGGCGAGTCGATCAGGCTGCCTCCGGCTGGCAGATGAAACAATTGCGCTGTAGTGGTGGTGTGGGTTCCCTTCTGACGCTGCTCCGAAAGAGCGGCCACGCGCAGTCCGGCCGCGGGTAGCAGGGCATTGACCAGGGATGACTTGCCCACACCCGATTGGCCCACGAAGACGCTGGTGCGCCCCTGCAGCGCGCTGTGCAGCTGCTGCAGGGCTTCGCTGTGACTGGAAGCGCGCAACAGCCGATACCCCAGCGTCGGGTAGATGGCCAGCAGTTGGTCCAGTGCCCGCGCCCGCTCCGGATCCTGTGCCAGCAGGTCGATCTTGTTGAGCAACAATACCGGCTCGATCGCAACCGCCTCGGCGGCGACCAGGTAGCGGTCGATCAGGTTGGCATGGGGTTCGGGATAGGGCGCGATGACAATGAAGATCTGGTCGATATTGGCGGCGACCGGTTTCAGCTTGCCGTAGGGGTCCGGGCGCAGTAACTCGCTGTGGCGCGGTTGTCTCGCCACCACAACCCCGGTGCTGTCGCCAGCGCACCAGGTGACCCGGTCGCCCGTTACCAGGTTGTCCAGATTGGCACGCAGATGGCAGCGCTGAC
It contains:
- a CDS encoding ParA family protein, translated to MKRVVFNQKGGVGKTSITCNLAAISAARGYRTLVVDLDVQGNTTHYLVGEIDAEAFPAEAQGVAALFKQTVGSRKMRQNPDSFVWETPWENLFLLPSSPVLNQLEKELESRYKIYKLRDALNKLDSEYDRIYIDTPPNFNFYSKSALIAADTVLVPFDCDSFARQSLYSLMDNIAELQEDHNPELEVEGIVINQFNSQARLPGELVTELEEEGYLICGTYLSTSVKMKESHRDHRPLIDLAPGHKLTGQFVDLYEELEAGRG
- a CDS encoding phosphoadenosine phosphosulfate reductase domain-containing protein, producing MDFDFDSANASLRHASAAEIVQWALGLDRRTIATTSMGRNAAVMLHLVSEADRSVPTVWVDTGYNLRDTYVVAERLIRDLDLNIHVYSPQMTSERRNAIMGASPRSMKRSAIGNSPTRSSLSPLAARWRSFVRKYG
- a CDS encoding phosphoadenosine phosphosulfate reductase domain-containing protein; protein product: MAEFRPEVWLTGIRREETEHRKSLDIVSRDDRGIIKVAPLFYWSEQDVERYMEQHQLPSCRHYFDPTKVLDGRECGLHTAA
- a CDS encoding transglutaminase-like domain-containing protein, whose product is MTMAPQYRLLAALLCVVIATACAGGPRPGAAVAQLAPLQLADRTLAVAEVADNTPTPGLLQLDDAMRGFVARYVPSRFAPRQRLTSLHEAVKGPGALAVQYDPFADGTASEVFHSAAANCLSYAHLFVALAREAGLDARYHWLEERPQWTRLGERVAVRLHVNVIVRTASGEQYMVDIEPLQSRDVAGARVLDDSDAAALHHNNLAMEALAGGTLELAWRQAVRALQLSPGLSLLWVNLGAVYRHAGQLADAEQAWLQALQLDDRDRSAMNNLVLLYDRLGREQERLFWLDRVEHYRQANPYWHAWQGDQAGEADDWEGALPHYQRALELAPDDNHLLYAAGIIHFRLGQYEAAGGMLQRAIDAATRPSDIRYYRAQLQAVQRQQLAGHQSTDGLGSTRM
- a CDS encoding PPOX class F420-dependent oxidoreductase, translating into MHRNLLATLERGAYLSLATRKRDGNFVPTPVWFAVHEGSYYLFSAGDAGKVKRLRNFSDVRIAPCTVTGRLTGGWIEAEARLLEDRAGASVALAALRRKYGWRMRLTDWLSQLSGKMARRAYIRVDPRPSVD
- a CDS encoding lipid-binding SYLF domain-containing protein; amino-acid sequence: MAADSREEIMAGAGTVLGELRSLAPAVDALLKRARGVLVFPDVIKMGFGTGGEYGEGALLIQGEPVAWYATAGGRHGLPEGASRKAEVILFMTDEALIAFRNTVSWQVGVHGEVDLVQADNTSGGIRLARKEHPVLGFTLSDVGLLEHLDLDGNTINRIAR
- a CDS encoding RNB domain-containing ribonuclease, giving the protein MGKYRLGVDWSPAAKQELEQQLASCRPLETERRRDLTDLEFISIDAAKTQDIDDALYADISSDGWTLYVAIADPTAYVAPGSRLLEDIANRATSIYFHGYVLPMMPEVLAQETCALSEGNDRPALVCRIAVSDSGKVGDFDFIEATVRSRAKLSYYAVDRYLNGHGDELMSHATPLEALYQVYRALRGQREQDELVMEDRREFRWILNDRKQIESIEPHDKLLSQKLVEECMIAANRCAARFLAERGSSGPFVTHPGFRKDRLDEVRKFLSLHAPAAAELDPTTREGYRDIMRQLAGSDNPLPLRAMVNRLLTRAELTTRAGLHMGMALECYTNCTSPLRKYVDFLAHQQIKAALHGDAAQLVTETQLAALRERLATARAATLEAERWLADRYLAQRARTASDGFQGRIVHVNSSGFSVRLEDCGLEGFVDLRKHPEKFSYDKWTASLTSTTRRFQLEQQVAVDYAGSDGDNRYQSLFTLRGDTGLKPARLPEDSAAEG
- a CDS encoding ribonuclease R family protein; the protein is MLNHDSLAQLKGLKSQMEAEKERAEAVIKGTQARYGFAVLDDGREIFIPPDEMLKVFPDDRVRVCIRPAGDSKKTIADVEKLLDSPLSDFSGRCVRKAKALFVQPDLPQLKRWLFIPPHARNGVKEGDYVRCAILRHPIRDGKPQAKILQVLGNDDTPASKTATAWASIVWEWTGAPRRSRSWNSNWPAAGRWKPSAGAT
- the rsgA gene encoding small ribosomal subunit biogenesis GTPase RsgA encodes the protein MSKRRLTRQQSWRISKIQQERSERAGRRQQQVDEALTAGQLGPEQSGLVVAHFGSQVDVEDSDGRSQRCHLRANLDNLVTGDRVTWCAGDSTGVVVARQPRHSELLRPDPYGKLKPVAANIDQIFIVIAPYPEPHANLIDRYLVAAEAVAIEPVLLLNKIDLLAQDPERARALDQLLAIYPTLGYRLLRASSHSEALQQLHSALQGRTSVFVGQSGVGKSSLVNALLPAAGLRVAALSEQRQKGTHTTTTAQLFHLPAGGSLIDSPGIREFGLWHMTRQQVDSGFPEFRELLGHCRFRDCRHEREPGCAILTGAANGSISSSRLQSYRHIISSLGDYGA